From a single Sulfuricurvum sp. IAE1 genomic region:
- a CDS encoding GDP-mannose 4,6-dehydratase, whose protein sequence is MGPEDSTLTNILITGGAGFIGSNFVPYFLQEHPDYQLVNLDLLTYAGDLDNLREVADHPRYHFIQGDIGDRELAEKIFTGYDIRGVIHFAAESHVDNSIAGPDVFIQTNI, encoded by the coding sequence TGACAAACATATTAATCACCGGAGGAGCCGGCTTCATCGGCTCCAATTTCGTGCCCTACTTCCTGCAAGAGCACCCCGATTACCAGCTGGTCAATCTGGATCTGCTGACCTATGCCGGCGATCTCGATAATCTGCGGGAGGTGGCTGACCACCCCCGTTATCATTTCATCCAGGGAGATATCGGCGACCGGGAACTGGCCGAAAAGATATTTACCGGCTATGACATCCGCGGGGTGATCCATTTCGCCGCCGAATCTCATGTGGATAATTCCATCGCCGGCCCGGATGTGTTTATCCAAACCAATATCAA